Genomic DNA from bacterium:
TCGGCTCTCCCGGGGTGAGCCGGCCAGCGATGAGGAGCTTGCACTCTACGAAGATCTGGTTCTCTATGCCTTGTACGCGGAGTATGCGCCGATCTGGTTCGAGGCGATGGAGCGGGACGCAGACGGGCGCCCCCGCAAGGTGCCTGCCTACGATCGCTTTGCGGTAGATGTCGCGGGCTACTTCGAACCAACGGGCCTCGGGAGCGGAGCTCGCCGGGACGCGGCCTTCTTGTTCGCCTACGGCTACCAGACCCGCCGCGCATTCCACCACGTGTTTCGTCAGATTTTCGGCGCCTCGCTCCCGGCAGCGAAGCTTCGGGCATCGGTCTGGCAATCGATCTTCAGCCATGATCGCTCGCGCTACCGGCGTGTGCTCCATGACCGCATGCACGATTTCACGACCCTGATCACCGGTGAATCCGGAACAGGAAAGGAGTTGGTGGCCCGAGCGATCGGTTTCTCCCGCTACATCCCCTTCGATTCGGACACCCGGACGTTCGCTGAGGGATTCACGCTTGGGTTTCATCCACTGAACCTGTCGGCACTCTCACCGACGCTGATCGAGTCGGAACTCTTCGGCCACAAGAAGGGAGCGTTCACCGGCGCGGTGGACGACCGGGAGGGCTGGCTCGAGGCTTGCGGCGTGGGCGGCACGGTCTTCCTGGATGAAGTCGGCGAGCTCGATCCGGAGATCCAGGTGAAGCTGCTGCGGGTGCTGCAGAGTCGCACTTTCCAACGCCTGGGCGAAATCCAGGAGCGCCAATTCGAAGGCAAGATCATCGCCGCCACGAATCGGGATCCCGGTGAGGAAATGCAGGGTGGTGCTTTTCGGCAGGATTTCTACTACCGGCTCTGCTCGGATCGCATCCACACGCCGAGCCTGCGCGATCAGTTGGCGGATCATCCCGGGGATCTCCACAACCTGATCCTGGTGATTGCACGGCGGCTATTCGGACGCGACGAGGCCGACGCAGTGGCTGGGCAAGTGGAGGCATGGATCCACGCCGAGCTTGGTAGCGACTACGCATGGCCCGGGAACATTCGAGAGCTCGAGCAATGCATCCGCAACGTGGTGATCCGCGGAAGTTATGCGGCGCCCACCGCGACGAAGGTGCGGGCTGCCGCCGGAATGCGTGGGGAACTCGCCGCCGCGACCGCCGCGGGGGAGTTGGATATGGAAGAGCTGGGCGTGCGTTACGCGACGCTGCTCTATCACCAGACAGGAAGCTACGAGGAAGCGGCCCGCCGCCTCGGCCTCGATCGGCGCACCGTGAAAGCGAGGGTGGATCCCCAACTTCTCGAGCGCCTCCGCTCGGAGGGCTGAGGCCCGGCCGCACTCATCAAGGAGTGCGTTCTCGTCGCGGCTAGGCCTCCGGTGTGAAGCGGACCTTCATTTCCGCGCACGTTCGAACCAGGGCCGAGGGGACGAGGACCGGCCCTCCCGCCGTGTACTCCATATCCGGCAGTCGGCGCAGGATCTCCTGGATAGCCACGCGCATCTCCATGCGGGCCAGGTTGGCACCGAGGCAGAAGTGATTGCCGATGCCGAAACCCAGGTGGTGGGGAGCGCGATCGATGTCGAAGCGATCCGGGTCGTCGAACTGGCGCTCGTCCCGGTTGGCCGAGGGATAGAGCAGCAGCACCGTCTGGCCGGCTTTGATCTTCTGATCGCCGAGCTCGGTGTCGCGGGTGGCCGTACGCCCGAAGGAGCGCACCGGCGTGGCGAGGCGGACCATTTCTTCGACGGCATTGGGAATCAGGGACGGGTCGTCGATCAGGCGCTGCCGGGCTTCGGGGTTTTCGATGAGCAGCTGCATGCCGGCGGAGATCCCGTTCCGGGTCGTCTCGTTCCCCGCGACCATCAGGATGACCATCAGCTTGATCAGCTCGTCGTTCTGCAGATCCGGGTCGCCGATGGCATCAGTGGTGGGACCTGTCTCGTCGTACTTCTTCAGCAGACCCGAATCCTTGGCGCCGGTGAGGATGCTGACAAGGTCGTCCTTGGGGTTCTTGCGCCGATCCTCGATGATGGGCGTGACGTAGGTTGCGTATTCGAGGTAGGACTGGCCGGCACGGGCCGTGATGACCGGATCATCCATGTTGCCGTCCGCGGCAATCATGGTGTCCGACCAGTGGTGGAATTTGTCATAGTCCGCGTCGCGGATCCCGATCATCGCAGCGATCAGGCGGAGGGGCAGGGGAACTGCGATTTCCGTGACGAACTCGCACTCGCCCTTGGCCGCTACGCTATCGATCGCTTCGTCCGTGATCTCGCGGAACGTCTTCTCGAGGATCTTCACCATCCGCGGGGTGAATCCCTTGTTGATCATGCCGCGCAGCTGACCGTGGCGGGGCTCCTCTTCGTCGATCAGGCCGAGCTTGACGTCGTTACCGGGGCGCACGCCGAGGCCAGACGTAAAGGTCGCCTGATCCTTCGACACCGCGACGACATCGTCGAAGTTGGCGACGGTCCACAGCTCATCCTTCTCGGACCAGCGCACGGGCTCGTTCTGGCGAAGCCAGCGCATGCGCTCGAGCATGGCCTCCTCTTCCCAGTTTCCGGAATCGAGGTATGCGATATCGGCATCGACCATGGGGTTCTCCTTCAAGAGCGAACGGGCTTGTGGTCGAATAGGGCTTCGACCAGGCGGGTGAGAAGGCGGATCTGTCGGGCGCGAGACTCCGGCGTAGAGAGGTCATCGCCGGAAACCTCGCGGTAGAACGGTGTGATCGAGTGAAAGCCGACGATCACGTGGTAGAGGGCGAGAACGAAGAGCGGGATCTCCTCCGGTTCGAAACGGCCGGCATCATCGGCTGCCCTCACGGTCTCGAAGGCCCGGCCGAAAAGCGGTGCAAACCGACGCCGGAGGACGGGTGTGAGCCTGCGTCCGCCGGTCTGGGTCTCCTGGAGAAGCAGGGCCGGGAGGTTCGGGTGGCGCTCGAGAAGTGCCATGACTTGGCTGATCACATCGGCATGTTCGGGGCGCTCATTCACGGGTGCCGCGAGAAAGCCGTTCAGGATGTCGAGCACCGGGTCTACGCCGCGGTCGAGGACCGCCGCGTAGAGCAGCTCCTTGCTCTCGAAATGGTTGTAGAGGCTCGGGATCCGCAAGCCGGCTGCAGCCGCCACATCGCGAAGGGAGGCTCCTGCGTAGCCCCTCTCGGCGAACAACGACTCCGCCGCGTCCAGGATGCGTGTCGCCGTCAGCTCTCCCTTGCGCGCGGGCGCAGAGGCAGGCTCGGTGAGAGGGGAGGCGATTTGGGACACCCGGCAATAAAAACTAACGATCGATCGCTCGTCAAGTACCCCGCGGGGAATAAGTCAACAAACGGGGACGGGGTTTACAATTGACTTGTTGAAACGGGGCAATGCCCCGTTTCAACAAGTCAATTGTAAACCCCGTCCCCGTTTGTTGACTTATTCCGTTGTCTTGCCGCCGATCGAGTTCGGAGAGTGCTTGGGGTAATCCGGGTAGTCGATTCCACGGAAGACGCCGACCTTGGCGCGCTTCAGGGTGTAGATCTCCTCGTCGTCGACGAGCACCGAGGCATCCCCGATCACGATGCTGGCGCCACTTGCCGGCAGGCTGACGAAGCGCACGATCTTCACCTCGTAGCGCACCACCTTGTTGTAGGGACGAATCTCCCCGCCGAAATCCACCTCACCCACGCCGAGGGCGCGCCCCCCACCGATTCCACCGTTCCAGGCGCAATACATCCCGAGCATCTGCCACACGGCGTCGACACCCAGGCAACCCGGTTGCACCGGGTCGCCGCGGAAATGGCATTGGAAGAACCAATCGTCGAGACGCACGTCGCGCTCGGCCGTCATCGCGCCCTTGTTGCCTTTTCGGGAGATGTGGGTGACGCGGTCGATCATCAGCATCGGGGGGATCGGAAGGCGTGTGACGAAGCCATCCGGCGGATCTTCGATCAGCGTCCCGTGGCCGAGAGCGAGAACCTCTTCCTGGTCGAAATGGTCTCGCTGGCAGAATTCGTCGTACTTCATGCCGGAGAGGTTCGCACAGGCGCATCGGGCCGTGTGTAATTTTCCTGTCGAGACGCTGGCTTCTCAGTCGCCGCTGATTTCGATCGCGTCGGACCCAGCTGGCAGGGAGACCCGAACCCCATCCTTGCCCAGCGTGAAGCCACCCTCGTAGGCGTCATCCACACCGTCCAGGAATGCTGCGGCCAAACCGGGCACCGGCAGAGCGGGAACGACGTGGTAGAAGAGCAGGTGCCTGGCGCCAGCTCTCTGCGCAGTCTCCGCGGCTTCCACCGGGGTCGTGTGGTAGTCGAGGATGTCCGTCGTGATCTTGGCCAAGGCGGTCTGCCCCTGCTCTATTGCCGCCTCGGTAATGACCTGAACGAGATGCGCCGCAAGCGCTTCATGCACCAGAAGATCGACGTCCTTGGCCATTCGCTCGATCTCGGCCGATTGGATGGTATCGCCGCTGATGACGAGGGATCGACCCGAATAGTCGAAGCGGTAGCCGACGGCGGGGTCGATGGGCGCATGATCGACCCGGAAGGCCGTCACGCGGACGCCGTTCTCGTTCCATACCACGACGGGTTCCCCGACGGCCGGGGTCGAAAACGGACGTGCCTCGAAGCCCGCTCCAGTTGGCGGCATGGTGGCCGTACCGTGGTGAGCCACCCGGTACCCCACGTCGAGGCGGTAGGCTTCATTCAATCCGGAGGCAACACGAGCGACACCTTCGGGCCCGTACAGCGGCAGGCGCTGGTCGTCGTTTCCGCCGGCCCAATGCTGGAGCGCAAGTTCGCCGAGGCCATCGATGTGGTCGGAGTGGAAGTGGGTGAGGAAGGCCGCTTCGAGGTCGCCCGGACGCAGGCCCAACGCGATCATGTTCCGTGCGGCGGAAGACCCCGCATCGACGATGAAGAGCTGCCCACCCGCCACGACGCCGATACAGGGCCCGGAGCGCTGCGGATCGGGCAGGGGACTGCCGGCGCCGCAGAGCATCAGATGCAAGCCGTCCGGCAGGGCGCCAAGCGCGTTCGCCGTGATGGCGCGGCCTGCCGCCGCCCGCATGAGTTGCATGGCGAGGGGCGCACGCAAGGCGTACACGCCCAATGCGACGATCGCGATCGCTCCCAGCATGAGTCCCTTGCGTCCCATCGCCTTCCCCTCCCGCGAATGATCGAGGCGGGAGGCTATCGCAATGGGCGGGGTCTCGAATCCGAACTACATTCAGCGGGCACGCGCGCCAGGAGTCCTCCCGATGTCCGAGGCCCCGAGGTCCTTCGTTCCCGCAGCCGGCCGTGATTGGCTCTTGCCCCTCTACGACCCGCTCCTCAGGCTGATGGGTGCAGATCGCATTCGAGCCGCGTTGATCGATGAGGTTGCGCCGCAACCCGGCGATCGGGTCCTGGATCTCGGATGCGGCACCGGCAGTCTGGCGATCCAACTCCTCACGGCTTGCCCGGAAGCAAGGGTCTGCGGGATGGACCCGGACCCCAAGGCGTTGGCGCGCGCCCGTCAAAAGGCGGCTCGGGCGGGCCTGGACATCGAGTGGCAGCAGGGCTTCGCCGATGCGCTGCCGTTCGAGGATGGCTCCTTCGACTGCGTCGTGTCTTCGCTCGTCTTCCACCATCTTGCGCCCAGTACAGTGCGCGCAGCCGTTCCCGAGATTCGACGCGTATTGCGTCCGGGCGGCAGTCTGAACGTGTTGGATTTCGGCGCAGCGGGTCACGGCCTCCACGGGCTGCTTTCCCATCTGGCGTCGCACCAGCACGGTGATGAGGATGTGGCGGGGGAGCTGCCGGGATTGATGGAGATGGCGGGGCTGGTCGAAATCGCGACCCAACCGGCCAGACGAACGCTCTTCGGTGAGCTCTTTCTCACGACCGGAATGCTGAGGGAGCAGGCCGCCTAGCGCGCGGGCTCGACACGAAGCGTCCGCAGGCGGTTCAACGCGGCAGCTACTTCGAATCGCCGGGGACGGGCCAGGTTCATGGGTCGATCGGAAAACGGGTCGAGGCCTTCTTCGTCTAGGCTCGTCTCGATCCGGTCGAGCAGATTGGCGAACGTGATCTCCGGTCCCATCCACTCTTCCCTGGCGCGCACGAGGATCTGCGCGATGGCGCGGGTCTGGCTCGGATCGACCAGCTGCTCGACCGAGCGCAAATCGATCTCGCTCGTGCCGAAGAGGAGAGCGTCCTTGCCACGCGCGTCCACCTTGACATCACGTCGACCGCGAGATGGGTCGAGGCTCCGCCGATCCGGGACCCTGTGGCGCGGTGGCTCGATCCCAGCTTTCGCTTCGCGCTGTCGCATGCCGTCGCGATGCTGCGCTGCGATGTGCTTGGCCTCTGCCGTGACATCTCGCGGTAGGTAGTCGCGCATCTCGATCACCGTATCGGCCACATCGAAGTAGTCGCCGGAACCCCCCATGACGAGCACGCTCGAGACGCCCAGGACGTCATACAGCTCTCGCACCCGATCGACGAAGGGCGTGATCGGCTCATGGTCCGGGTGCACGAGCGCTTGCATGCGTGCATCGCGCACCATGAAGTTGGCGGCCGAGGTGTCCTCATCGAGGAGCAGCAGGTCGCTGCCCGCTTCGATGGCCTCCACGATATTCGCCGCCTGGCTGGTGCTTCCGCTGGCGTCGTCGCTCTCGAATGCACGGGTCGATCGCGTCGGGCCGAGGCCCTGGGGTAGATCATCGATGAAGGCGTGGATGTCGCAGCCTGTGACGCGACGACCTTCTTCGGCACGAATCTTCACTGCCGTGGCACGAGTCGCGACCTGCTCCCGCCCGTCGCCCGGAACGTGAGGATGCACGCCTCGCTCCAGGGCTCGCAGCAGCGTCGATTTTCCGTGGTAGCCGCCACCGACGATGAGTGTGACGCCCTTCGGAATCCCCAGCCCACCGACCTCGCCTGCAAAGGGCAGGCAGACGGTGAGCCTCAGCGCATCCGGAGCCCTGAAGGGTACGGCGTTCTTCTGCGGGGGGTGATCGCTGGCGCCACTCTCCCGGGGCAGAATGGCCGAGTCCGCTACGAAAGCGACGAGACCATGCGTGTCGAGTTCGCGCTGGAGGGCCGCATGGTCTTCCGCGCATTCGAGTTGGCGGCGCGCATCTTCCTCTCCGAGCGTTTCCATTCGCAGAGCGGTTCGGGCGATGGCAGGAAGTTCGTCCAGCAGGAGTTCCTCGGCCTCACGGCCCAGCACACGGCGCCCAGCGGCAGGAAGCCCGACTTCCAATCGGGCTTCAATGAACTCGCTGCAGACCGAGGCCGCTGTCCGCTCGAGGACTTCCTGCCCGCCCGCGTCGATCTCGACCCGGCCACTCTTGCCCGAGCCCCGCCCGCCGCGCGTTTCGTGCCGGATGGCCCGAGCCACGGCACGCGCCACGAAATCCTCGAACGCGACGCGTCTCACACGATTCGAAAACAGGTCGCTCGGGATGCGTGCCGTCTGCATGGGAACCCGCAGACGCATGCGGGACGGCGCCGCGAAGGGATCGCCCTGCACGTGGTCTACGAAGAGCTGGCACCCGTTGAGTTCGTAGCGCCCGCGCTGAAGCTCCTTGTAGGCTTTGTAGCCTCGCCCATCGATGCCGCGCAGCAGCCGTTCGAGCTCCGCTTCCGAGTGCATCAGGGGGAGGATACCATGCCGTCTCGACCTTCCGCCTACCGACGGAGCCATCCATGTCTGATCTGGGTCTGACTCACGTAGCGTTCATGGTTTCCGATCTTGTTGCCAGTCTCGATTTCTACGAGCGGTACGCGGGCATGCGCACGGTGCACGACCGACGGGAACGCAACGGCGCGCGCGTCGCCTGGGTCACGGACGGCACGCGGCCCTTCGTGATCGTGTTGATCCAGGCTCCCCGGCCCGCGTTCCTGAGGCGGGCGCTTGGACGCATTGGAGCGCGCGTCGTTCCCTCGTTTGCCCACCTCGGTGTCGCGTGCGAATCCCGGGAAGAGGTCGACGAGCGATGTGATCGTGCTCGAAGAGAAGGGATCCTCGACCGGGCGGCCAGCGACCTCGGCCCTCCGGTCGGCTATTTCGGGCTGATTCGGGATCCAGATGGCCATACGCTCGAAGTCGCGTTTGGACAGGAGGTGGGACTGGCCGTTCAGGAGGGCGGGATTTCTTCTTCTTGATCCACGGAATCTCCGAATAGATCCATCTGCCGAGAGGCGCCCATGCATCGAAACCGCTTCGCGGAGAGCATGGGTCCCTGCGTGTCCAGGCCCGAGCGGCGGCAGGCAAGCCGGAAGAGTTCTTCCGTCTGCTCGGCGAAGAGGCCCTTGCCGCGGCCCCGGAAGGCGAAATTCGCATCGTAGAGTTGCCCGCCGCGCATCGCGCGTACCCGGTTCAACACTTTTTCCCTGCGATCCGGTACGTGTTGCTCGAGCCAATCGGCGAAGAGGTGTTTCACACCATGAGGCAGACGCAGCATGATCATGCCCGCGAAGCTCGCTCCCGCGTCGGATGCGGCGCGCACGATGGCCGGGATTTCATGGTCGGTCAGCCCCGGGATGACGGGCGCCACGTTCACGCCCACCGGAATCCCAGCTGCTGCGAGTTGCTCGATGGCGGCCAGCCGCTTGCTCGGCCGCGATGCCTTCGGTTCCATCCGGGTCTGCAGCTTCGCGTCGAGCGTCGTGATCGAGAGGACGACGGAGGCCGCATGGTGGCTCGCCAGCTCGCCGAGGAGGTCGATATCCCGGGTGATCAGCCAGTTCTTCGTGATGATCGCGACAGGGTTGCGAAATTCCGCCAACACGCGCAGGCAGCGCCGGGTGATCTCGAGCTTTCGCTCCACCGGTTGGTAGGCATCGGTCACGCCTGAGAAGGCGATCACCTGGGGCTTCCAGCTCGGCAAGCCGAGACGTTTGCGCAACAACTCCGGCGCTCGCTCCTTCACGAGGATATGGGTCTCGAAATCGAGGCCTGCCGAGAAGCCCAGGTACTCGTGGTTCGGGCGCGCGTAGCAATAGGCGCAGCCATGCATGCATCCCCGGTAGGGGTTCAGGCTCGTATCGAAGCCCACGTCCGGGCTGTCGTTGGTCGACAGAATGGTCCGGCTGGCGTCACGGATCAGTACCGTGCCCGGATCCACCTCGAGGCTCGGGTCGACCGGCTCGCCGCGTTCCCCGTATTGGGGCGGAAGATCCGCTGCCGTTCGTACGTAACGCAGACGATCGAAACGGTTGGGCGGATTGTTGGCTGCGCCTCGGCCTCTCATAGACGAAAGTAAAGCGAAAATCGAACGCGCCTGCTACGCCCTCTGTGCCCTGATCCACTTCTCCAGCGGCTTCCGGGTCTTCCCGTCGAAGACACGATCCAGGTCGAACTGCTCCAGCGCCTGCTTCACGGCACGCTGACCGGTCGCGACCGGATGCTCAGCGAAGAAGCGGGCAACCTCGGCGCGATAGCGACGACCGCCGAGGTTCGGGGTCGCCTCGATCGGGCGAGTCACCATCATCGGGGGCATGCGCTTTGCCAGCCGTTTCCAGCGTCGTTGCATGAAGGCCCAGGTGGCTTCGCGCGCGGCCGGGTTGCCGAGCATTCGGGTCAACAGGATGGCGACGTCCTGG
This window encodes:
- a CDS encoding ABC-ATPase domain-containing protein, translating into MHSEAELERLLRGIDGRGYKAYKELQRGRYELNGCQLFVDHVQGDPFAAPSRMRLRVPMQTARIPSDLFSNRVRRVAFEDFVARAVARAIRHETRGGRGSGKSGRVEIDAGGQEVLERTAASVCSEFIEARLEVGLPAAGRRVLGREAEELLLDELPAIARTALRMETLGEEDARRQLECAEDHAALQRELDTHGLVAFVADSAILPRESGASDHPPQKNAVPFRAPDALRLTVCLPFAGEVGGLGIPKGVTLIVGGGYHGKSTLLRALERGVHPHVPGDGREQVATRATAVKIRAEEGRRVTGCDIHAFIDDLPQGLGPTRSTRAFESDDASGSTSQAANIVEAIEAGSDLLLLDEDTSAANFMVRDARMQALVHPDHEPITPFVDRVRELYDVLGVSSVLVMGGSGDYFDVADTVIEMRDYLPRDVTAEAKHIAAQHRDGMRQREAKAGIEPPRHRVPDRRSLDPSRGRRDVKVDARGKDALLFGTSEIDLRSVEQLVDPSQTRAIAQILVRAREEWMGPEITFANLLDRIETSLDEEGLDPFSDRPMNLARPRRFEVAAALNRLRTLRVEPAR
- a CDS encoding TetR/AcrR family transcriptional regulator → MSQIASPLTEPASAPARKGELTATRILDAAESLFAERGYAGASLRDVAAAAGLRIPSLYNHFESKELLYAAVLDRGVDPVLDILNGFLAAPVNERPEHADVISQVMALLERHPNLPALLLQETQTGGRRLTPVLRRRFAPLFGRAFETVRAADDAGRFEPEEIPLFVLALYHVIVGFHSITPFYREVSGDDLSTPESRARQIRLLTRLVEALFDHKPVRS
- the fabA gene encoding bifunctional 3-hydroxydecanoyl-ACP dehydratase/trans-2-decenoyl-ACP isomerase, producing the protein MKYDEFCQRDHFDQEEVLALGHGTLIEDPPDGFVTRLPIPPMLMIDRVTHISRKGNKGAMTAERDVRLDDWFFQCHFRGDPVQPGCLGVDAVWQMLGMYCAWNGGIGGGRALGVGEVDFGGEIRPYNKVVRYEVKIVRFVSLPASGASIVIGDASVLVDDEEIYTLKRAKVGVFRGIDYPDYPKHSPNSIGGKTTE
- a CDS encoding class I SAM-dependent methyltransferase — encoded protein: MSEAPRSFVPAAGRDWLLPLYDPLLRLMGADRIRAALIDEVAPQPGDRVLDLGCGTGSLAIQLLTACPEARVCGMDPDPKALARARQKAARAGLDIEWQQGFADALPFEDGSFDCVVSSLVFHHLAPSTVRAAVPEIRRVLRPGGSLNVLDFGAAGHGLHGLLSHLASHQHGDEDVAGELPGLMEMAGLVEIATQPARRTLFGELFLTTGMLREQAA
- a CDS encoding MBL fold metallo-hydrolase, which encodes MGRKGLMLGAIAIVALGVYALRAPLAMQLMRAAAGRAITANALGALPDGLHLMLCGAGSPLPDPQRSGPCIGVVAGGQLFIVDAGSSAARNMIALGLRPGDLEAAFLTHFHSDHIDGLGELALQHWAGGNDDQRLPLYGPEGVARVASGLNEAYRLDVGYRVAHHGTATMPPTGAGFEARPFSTPAVGEPVVVWNENGVRVTAFRVDHAPIDPAVGYRFDYSGRSLVISGDTIQSAEIERMAKDVDLLVHEALAAHLVQVITEAAIEQGQTALAKITTDILDYHTTPVEAAETAQRAGARHLLFYHVVPALPVPGLAAAFLDGVDDAYEGGFTLGKDGVRVSLPAGSDAIEISGD
- a CDS encoding sigma-54-dependent Fis family transcriptional regulator encodes the protein MTLMRGKERAIADAMSRLTHVNPFLPERIAIEKDVLGGRFVATREVWNVDTELGGLNANLAPIDDAVRQLLPTLRDRLSRGEPASDEELALYEDLVLYALYAEYAPIWFEAMERDADGRPRKVPAYDRFAVDVAGYFEPTGLGSGARRDAAFLFAYGYQTRRAFHHVFRQIFGASLPAAKLRASVWQSIFSHDRSRYRRVLHDRMHDFTTLITGESGTGKELVARAIGFSRYIPFDSDTRTFAEGFTLGFHPLNLSALSPTLIESELFGHKKGAFTGAVDDREGWLEACGVGGTVFLDEVGELDPEIQVKLLRVLQSRTFQRLGEIQERQFEGKIIAATNRDPGEEMQGGAFRQDFYYRLCSDRIHTPSLRDQLADHPGDLHNLILVIARRLFGRDEADAVAGQVEAWIHAELGSDYAWPGNIRELEQCIRNVVIRGSYAAPTATKVRAAAGMRGELAAATAAGELDMEELGVRYATLLYHQTGSYEEAARRLGLDRRTVKARVDPQLLERLRSEG
- a CDS encoding cytochrome P450, which translates into the protein MVDADIAYLDSGNWEEEAMLERMRWLRQNEPVRWSEKDELWTVANFDDVVAVSKDQATFTSGLGVRPGNDVKLGLIDEEEPRHGQLRGMINKGFTPRMVKILEKTFREITDEAIDSVAAKGECEFVTEIAVPLPLRLIAAMIGIRDADYDKFHHWSDTMIAADGNMDDPVITARAGQSYLEYATYVTPIIEDRRKNPKDDLVSILTGAKDSGLLKKYDETGPTTDAIGDPDLQNDELIKLMVILMVAGNETTRNGISAGMQLLIENPEARQRLIDDPSLIPNAVEEMVRLATPVRSFGRTATRDTELGDQKIKAGQTVLLLYPSANRDERQFDDPDRFDIDRAPHHLGFGIGNHFCLGANLARMEMRVAIQEILRRLPDMEYTAGGPVLVPSALVRTCAEMKVRFTPEA
- a CDS encoding PA0069 family radical SAM protein, whose amino-acid sequence is MRGRGAANNPPNRFDRLRYVRTAADLPPQYGERGEPVDPSLEVDPGTVLIRDASRTILSTNDSPDVGFDTSLNPYRGCMHGCAYCYARPNHEYLGFSAGLDFETHILVKERAPELLRKRLGLPSWKPQVIAFSGVTDAYQPVERKLEITRRCLRVLAEFRNPVAIITKNWLITRDIDLLGELASHHAASVVLSITTLDAKLQTRMEPKASRPSKRLAAIEQLAAAGIPVGVNVAPVIPGLTDHEIPAIVRAASDAGASFAGMIMLRLPHGVKHLFADWLEQHVPDRREKVLNRVRAMRGGQLYDANFAFRGRGKGLFAEQTEELFRLACRRSGLDTQGPMLSAKRFRCMGASRQMDLFGDSVDQEEEIPPS
- a CDS encoding VOC family protein gives rise to the protein MSDLGLTHVAFMVSDLVASLDFYERYAGMRTVHDRRERNGARVAWVTDGTRPFVIVLIQAPRPAFLRRALGRIGARVVPSFAHLGVACESREEVDERCDRARREGILDRAASDLGPPVGYFGLIRDPDGHTLEVAFGQEVGLAVQEGGISSS